One Vallitalea pronyensis genomic region harbors:
- a CDS encoding nucleotide disphospho-sugar-binding domain-containing protein, which translates to MSTVVFFGYPFDGHIFPTLGLIKELVARGLKVFYYASSPYKKVIEEAGATCCYYKARFRFKKYKEDTDQPLKQKTFLQEYAFQQNNFLKLYDINKRVIAYHEHEIMALEPDIIIHDTLCVWGKLLAHKMGIPSIASHVDFIYTQALRRFDLWHILKEKLNLVDDELSKYQAKFLKFFEGDLHKLAIEGMTIDDFLKLFYSDYLNITYLPLAFQPHSDKLDKKLYQFIGYEKDKRKQNIRFPFKKLGNKPIIYISMGSTHWKQCLHFYEVCIHTFKQNNHSVVISTCNRQIYQKLKSTKIPSHFTIKNYVPQIELLKRAGVYICHGGLSSIRESVSYQVPLIIIPTSFDQVIAAQQVEKFGIGIYIKSFDISSNELKAHIKLAYCNKQMIRNSKELNQLFMDAGGSSKAADHILNIKNLMS; encoded by the coding sequence ATGTCGACGGTTGTTTTTTTTGGATATCCTTTTGATGGTCATATTTTCCCTACATTGGGATTAATAAAAGAACTTGTGGCTAGAGGCTTAAAAGTATTCTATTACGCCTCTAGCCCTTATAAAAAGGTTATTGAAGAAGCAGGGGCTACATGTTGCTACTATAAAGCAAGGTTTAGATTCAAGAAATATAAAGAAGATACCGATCAACCATTAAAGCAAAAAACATTTTTACAAGAGTATGCTTTTCAACAGAATAATTTTTTAAAGTTATATGATATCAATAAAAGAGTTATAGCATACCATGAGCATGAAATAATGGCCTTGGAACCAGATATTATCATACATGATACACTATGTGTTTGGGGAAAATTATTGGCCCACAAAATGGGCATACCGAGCATTGCATCCCATGTGGATTTTATTTATACCCAAGCATTGAGAAGGTTTGATCTATGGCACATATTGAAGGAGAAACTGAACCTGGTAGATGATGAGTTATCTAAATATCAAGCCAAGTTCTTGAAATTCTTTGAGGGTGATTTACATAAGTTGGCCATAGAGGGTATGACAATAGATGATTTTTTGAAACTGTTTTATTCGGATTACTTAAACATTACGTATCTTCCATTAGCTTTTCAACCACACAGTGATAAGTTAGATAAGAAATTGTACCAATTCATAGGTTATGAAAAGGATAAAAGAAAACAAAACATTCGATTTCCATTCAAAAAACTTGGAAATAAACCTATTATTTATATATCTATGGGGAGTACGCATTGGAAGCAATGTTTACATTTTTATGAAGTATGTATCCATACATTTAAGCAAAATAATCATTCCGTTGTTATATCCACATGTAATCGCCAAATTTACCAAAAACTCAAAAGCACAAAAATCCCAAGTCACTTTACCATTAAAAATTATGTACCTCAGATAGAACTATTAAAAAGGGCAGGTGTATACATTTGTCATGGGGGGCTAAGCTCTATTAGAGAATCGGTTTCTTATCAAGTACCATTAATCATAATACCCACTTCTTTTGATCAGGTTATTGCTGCACAACAGGTAGAAAAATTCGGAATAGGCATTTACATAAAATCATTCGACATAAGCAGTAATGAATTAAAGGCACATATAAAGCTAGCTTATTGCAATAAGCAAATGATAAGAAACAGCAAAGAATTAAATCAGTTATTCATGGATGCAGGGGGAAGTAGTAAAGCTGCTGATCATATCCTAAATATAAAAAATCTTATGTCATAA